The nucleotide window tcaaaccttgggtggaaaatgtaatttatagaATGCAGTATTTTGATTTGCATTTGAaagtttaatcaaaattttttcactaaatttgTGTAGGAATAAATAATCTTAAGAACCTAGTTTTCTCTTGtttgttaaataaaactattttgcattcaatatattaattcatatttttttcaaacacTTTGAGAGAGACACTATTTTGCCACTTATTATGTTACGAGTGTCcaattatagatttttaaaaataaaaatttaagaggaaTCATGTTTGATATTATAAAGTGAAATTCATTTAGATTATACAAAATTGAAGGAGTTATTTAGAAAAGAATGAAATTCAACATTTAgaacttttcttgtttttaaatcCAAAGTATGgatgtaaaatgaaaattagttTGTATAATCCTAGATCTTTTTGCAggtaatattattcaaacataTAGATTGGGTTCTTTACCAAATGATATATGCAAGGAGTGCAGGGGATTACCTATTGTCATCTGTACAATAgcaaaagcattaaaaaacaaaagtcaTCGATCAGATTGGAAGGTTGCATTGCAAGAATTGAAAGCACCTTCACCATCATACTTCACCGAATTCCTAGAAAAGGAATACACAAGAATTGCCTTAAGTTACACGCTTCTAAGAGATGATGAACTTAAGAAAACTCTTTTAATTGCTAGTCTAATGGAAAATAATGCTTCCATTTTAGACTTGTTTAGACATGTTGTGTGTCTGGATATACTTAAAGGAGTTAACTTGACAATGGAAGACGCACGAGATAGACTGGATAAATTAGTTCACGACCTCAAAGATGCTTGTTTGTTACTTGACGGGTTTGAAAGTGGAAATTTTGCTATGCATGATGTTGTCCGTGTTGTTGCTATGAGAATTGCATATATGGATCACCATGTATTTACAACGAGGAATGATGTTGAAAGAGAATGGAAGGATAAAGATAAACTCAAGAAATGCACAAAGATCTCCTTGTCTGGTGATAGTACTATTATTAGTCAACTTTGGCCTAACGATTTGGATTgtccaaattttgaatatttctATATGACCAAACTGTGGTACTCTTCTTTTGAAATCCCAAAAGACTTCTTCACAGTGATGCCAAAGCTTAAGGTATTGAATTTGGTTGGATTACAACAATCATTATTGCCATCATCAATTGGTCTTCTGACAAACCTGCAAACATTGTGTTTAGATTATAGCAATATTGAAGATGTTGCTGTTATTGGAAAGTTTAAGAAGCTAAAGGTCCTTAGCTTGCAAGGTTCTTGTATTAAAGAGTTTTCTACAGAAATGGGTCAATTAACTCAACTAAGGCTGTTAGATTTGAGCTATTGTAGACAACTGAAAGTTATAACTTCAAAtgtgatatcaaaattatcccAATTGGAAGaactttatttgaataattactTTATTCAGTGGAAGATTGAAGTACTTAAGAATTGAAGCTCTTGTCTAGTCTCACCACTTTAGAATTGCATATTGAAGATGACAAGGTTTTGCCTAAAGGCTTCTTTTCTAGAGAACTTATAAGGTACGATATATTAGTGGGACATTGGTCGTTCAAATATCCAATATTTGATGAACATGAGCACTTGAGGAGATTGGAATTGATAATCGATCCTACCACCAAATTAGAAGAATTATGTGTAATCAAGAATGTTGTACTCTTACGCTTAGCTGAATATTTAGATGATGAGGGcgaggatgaggatgaggatgaggaaaAGGATGAGGACGAGGACAATCTTGagcatttaaaattcaaatttcagtccAATGAAATCACACCactttttaacaaaaaggttTGATTTACTTAACTTCTTATACTtgtctattatatatattcttatattctTTTAGTTTTATTCTCATTTGTTAACACATAGTTGTAGTCTTCTCTCTTGCATTGTTTTAACGAGTGActtaaatttttagattcagttcaattttattattgagtactcttctttttaatttttctcatattaatttataaatattgaagcaataattaactttaattgTAGGTTATCTGTCCTGATTTAATGGACTTGACATTGAAGAATATTATTTCTAGAAAGATCTGGGATGACCATCTTCCATCTTCCtcctttcaaaatttgaaacaattgaCATTGTGGAGATGtgcaaagataaaatttgtgtttcCTTATGCCATAACCAAAAACCTCCAGCAACTCCAATACCTTGTGATAAAGGATTGCATTGATTTAGAGGAAATTGTTGCTATAGCAGAAGGATTAGAAGCAGCTGCCAATGTTGTCTTTCCGCAAGTAACTGTAATGGTGCTTGAAAATCTACCCGAACTTGCAACTTTCTATCCTGGAATAAATGCTTTAGAATGGCCAAAATTGAAAGAGTTGGTGGTGAAAGATTGTCAAAAATTTAAGATGTTCACTTCAGAGCCAAAGTCCCTGTGCTTGGAccaaaaggtaaaataatctaaatttattcctttttttcttcttaaatttattttattatatgaccTAACTTCAAAAAAATTGACTCATTAGTAAAACAGAACTAACCTTCTAAAAATTCCATCCTCATTTCTtacagaaaaatattaaaggtaaaaaataaaagtccTCACAAATAATTAACTCAAAGTACAtcatcataaataattaacaaatttagtaaaattaaattatttgtgaataataggaaattatattaatttaataattcattatagagatatattttttattaaaaatagttttttaaaccatGTGGACTACCTTACTTTAGTAGGCTGATAGTATTTCTCAGCTTGGCTTGAAATagtttttctctcaaatttttgtCCCTAAcgttattaatttttgtacaacaaacatttgaaaatagtaatactatatgtatttttaattattaccaATTTATACACCAATAATGATATATCTAAtatgatttagtattattttatccttaatttaaaattattcaatcgcATGCGATACCTCATTATAAGTACCTAATTTAATGCTCATTATAAGTGCATATTATATaactcatttcaaaattatgtCAGCATGATTTGGTAGTAGACAAGAGTAAAAAATCTacttaattttgaaacaaattatattaaggTAAATACTAGCTTGGTATGTATTTAATTCTTTGTACGTATAAATTTATACTTGGTATCTATACATGCTATTATATACAAATGTTCATCATATTCATCCGACAATGTTATAGGTTACAAATCACACTGACTACACTATGCCATTCAGAgcacctttctttttttttttttggatgaactCTTTAAGGTACTATTAGgttctaaaaatcataaatatagttttatttttattagagatatatGTAATAGGTGCATGGTCTTTCATATTATTGGAAAGCTTGATGAGCTCAatcatttttcatgaattttgaaatgatatactaaattaaaagattaagattttccaagaaaaataaatcaagaagtatgtttaattagtgattttgaaaaataatttttgaacataattttaatgttgattttgattttttcttgaaaaataagCTAATTACAAAGTTAATTGGATTTCGTTTTCATGGCTTTGTAGATCAACCATGATTTGGCGATATTTCAATTAAAGGATGGTCTGGAAGAGATTGGTTGGGTTAGTTGGTCTAAAGTTCTTAAAATCTCCTATTATAAGTCAACACATATTCCACTTGGGCTCCaaagatttgaaaatcttaCATTTCTTTATGTTAACCATTGTCATAAGTTAGTTAACTTCACAACAGCTTCAATAGCTGGAAGTTTGGTGCGGTTGAAAGAATTGAGCATATCAGATTGTTCAATGTTGACTGAAATAGTAGAAAATGACGGAGATACAACAacaattgaaattgtttttgaaaaattgtataAGGTGTCACTTAATCGGTTGGAAAGTCTCACATGCTTCTGCTCAGGGAATTACTCTTTCACTTTCCCATCATTGAAAGAGTTATTTATCACAGAATGTCCCAATTTGAACACTTTCTTCAGAGGAATCTCAAGCAATTCTGAATTAAATTTGCAGTCCCATGAAATTATGccattttttaatgaaaaggtTTGATAGATGATAACTTGTTGTACttctttgatatatatttttatattctcttatgCTTATTCTCgtttgttaatattttagagtcaaaaaaaaaaaaagaaacacattGCTATTATTAACGGCATGTTATGATAAATTcataagaatcaattatttttttaaagattttctcATGAGTTTTTAAATGTTGAAACAACAGTTTACTTTGACTGCAGGTTATATTCCCTAATTTAAAGGTCTTAGAATTGATGAATATTAGTCTTGAAAGGATTTGGGACAGTCaactttcaacttcttcttatcaaaatttgacacacttGAAAGAGTTGGTTGTGGAAGATTGTCATAAATTTAAGATGGTTGCTTCAGAGCCAAAATCCTTGTGCTTGGACCAAAAGATATAAGAATCcaattttattcctttttttttttaagttttctatattatattacacAAATTCGAAACAATTGACTCATTAGCAATAAAGCACTAAGCTTGTTAAAATTCCATCCCTATTTCTtacagaaaaatattaaaggtaaaaagtaAAAATCTTCACTAATAATTAACTCAAAGTACatcttcataattaattaacaaatttagtaATACTAAATCTTTTGTGAAGAAtaggaaattatatttaatttaataattcattttagagataaatataaatatttacttaccTCTGCAAGTGTTTTTAGTTtagaagaaagacaaataattatttttaattactttatgttaaaataattattaatatttaccGCAGGACATCTCCCTTGATTTGAAGTTGTTGACATTGAAAGATGATAATTCTATAGAGATTTGCTATAACCAACATCCAACTTctttctatcaaaatttgacacattTGACTTTGCGGAATTGTGAAAACATAAAATACGTGTTTCCATCTTACATTGTCAAAAGCCTCCACCAACTCCAACAACTAAAGATTCAAAATTGCAAGGTTTTAAAGGAGATTATTGCAAAAGAAGATGAAGCAACTGCAGTTGTCGATTTTGTCTTTTCGAATATAACCTCATTGAAGCTTGAAGATCTACCAGAACTTACAGCCTTCTACCCTGGAAAATATACTTTAGAATTGCCAAAGTTAAAAGAGTTGTTGGTCAAGGATTGTACCAAatacttgagcttcaaaaaaaataatgtggAGACTGAGTGTGATATTTTAGATCCAAAATCTATCTTGCAGAACAATAAGGTAAGAATCTTTTATTTAGTTGtttctcagaaaaaaaaaacctttctttatatatatgacatttattcaaaaatttaatcatggAATTCTTACCATCTCAATATTTctacaaaacataaattaagaaaaatctacgcttatttgatttgaacaaatttatattaggaTCATTCAACAACTCTTATTGaggtaataatattattttctattttccaaAGTAACCTCCCTATTTGTTCAGATTTATTTTGTCATTGGTCCACTAATATAATGATTTTCATCACCCATACAAGCAAATTTtgtggttcaaattgtgaattGATAGGTAGAGAATACTACCAAGTAATAAATTGAAAGgctaattaattataatctatTCAGACTTTTccactgaatttttaatttattgcattACCATTTTTCATGAATTGATAGGTAGAGAAATACTTGTAAgtactgatttttttttgtaatttgtcTTTCGCAATAATTGAAGTTTTGTTTTACGAATTATCAAAAACTAACTGGATTTCGTTTTGATGGATTGTAGATTAACTTCAATTTGGagttatttcaattatatgatggtgAGACAAATATTCGTTGGCACGGTCAATTTAGAACTCTTACAATCAATAAAGATAACTCTACGAATATTCCACTTCGActctttcaaagatttggaaaTGTGAGAGAGCTCCGACTATTTTCAAATCAATACATAAACATTAAGAGCCCATATGATCTTCCAAATCTTGAAGTGCTAGATGTATATTTCCATAACAGATTGATGAGTCTAGTCCTATTCTCAGtttttttccaaaatcttaAAGTTCTGAAGGTAAGTTCATGCCACGGATTAATGAAGTTATTTACACCTTCAATGGCTAGAAGTTTGGTGCAGTTGAGAGAATTGGGCATATCATATTGTAAAATGCTGACTGAAATAGTAGAAAATGAGGGAGATGCAACAACAAGTagtgaaattgtttttaacaatttgaacaAGTTGTCACTTGAATGGTTATATAGTCTCACATGCTTTTGCTCCGGAAATTACTCCTTTAGTTTTCCATCTCTAGAAGAGTTAAAGATTGAAATTGCCTCAATTTGGATATTTTTTGTCAAGGAAGCTTATCTACACCAAAGTTAGACAGAGTCCTTTACAAGTCTTTCGGCTTTCATAATGAATATGTGAATGTGATGACACAGGCTGAGATTGGGGAGAATGACTtaaatacaactatacaacaaaaacacaaaaaagaggtatgtctttaattaattagtttaaatttgagtaatttttaagaatattagaTTTTCagtgttaattataattaattgtgtttttatcaATATCGACCTTGCACcacataaaaaattagtttgtgTATATGCTTAGCATTATTGTCGGACTAGTGGCCATCACACAATTTCACACCTCTTTTCACCACTAGGATACAACTAACTTCCTCTATAAATTTCTAGGATACAactaaatgaataaataaataaatatatatatatatatatatatatatatatatatatatatatatatatatatatatatatatatatatatatatatatatatataattattacaagTTTTTAAgggaaatattaattttaatttgattgacatGGTTTTTTTTTAGGTTGGCTCCCTTTGAAAGCAATTGATATTAAGCGGAAGGGATATCCTGACAAATTTGCAAGGAGAGTTTCAAGAGAACTTTGTCAAAGTAGAAACTCTTCAATTGATTATGGATGATTATGCATATATACCAATTCATATCCTTAATCAATTTATCAATCTTCAAAAACTGATATTGAAAGTGAGTTCATACAAAGAGATATTCTCATGTGGAGAAGGTAAGGAACATGTTGGAgcattctcaaaattaaaagatcTAATATTGCAGGGacttttgaatttgaagtgCATTTGGAGCAAGATGTTCAGTTCAAATCAATTTGTCAAAATCTTCATTCTTTACACGTAGAATATTGTCATAGTTTGATGACTCTACTGCCGCCTTCATcgtcttttaaaaatttgatgacTTTGAAGGTAAAGTATTGtaatgaaatacaaaatttaatgacATCTTCAATGGCCAAAAGTCTGGTATGTTTAAAAACCTTGTCAATACAAGAATGTGAAATTATGGTAGAAGTATCAGCAAACGAGGGAGATATAgagaaagatgaaattgtttttgagagATTGAAGGAGTTGTGCTTGTTTAATTTAGAAAGTCTGACATGCTTCTCTTCTGAGAATTCCACTTGAAACTTTCCATTCTTAGTATCATTAGATGTGAGTAAATGCTCTAAGATGAAGACTTTCTCAAGAGAAGGTGTAAACATGCCAAGGTTACAGGAGGTGAATTGGAAAGATTGTTCAAATGATCTTAATTCTGTCACAACACAAATGCAAAATAgtatgtattcatttatttaacaatatacTTTTTCCATAGGCTTTCTTGTCCTCCATTGAGTTAATACAAGTCAATCCTCAATGTTCTTTACTACTGATTTTgtctttgattaaaattccctaAGTACATATTTGGAAACTACAATATTATAGTTTATGTATTGTTAAATTGAGtatacatgttttaaaagtATTGAGGTGGTTGTTGAGGAAATTCCTCATCTTCttgtttaattgatatattatgatCATTTTAAAGTCTGAAAGTAGTATTAATTCTTTacaatttttcagattcatCGAAAATGAAAGCTCTGCACTCACCTGATTCTATAGCACCGAGCAGGGTAGGTGGTAAAGAAATCAAGTGTTTGCATGTCATTTCAGTTGGGAAGAAACGTCTCTTCTTCTATGTTGCTGGATATTTTCTTTTGAGTTATTTACTGCCCTTTATGCACCTGCACTcatatattagataatttaCTATTATAAAGCTGTGCAAATTGAATGCAACTATATCCCTTATTAACATTCCAACTGTATATTCTAAAGAATTGGATGCATAATGACTGGAAACCGGAATGATAAGTCAAATGTTGGAATGCTAGTTTAaacctttcttttttaattaacctAACATGCCTCTGACAATGATGGTTCATGGACTGCCAATTCACATGGTAATGCCACCACAGTTGTGAAGTTAGGGCATAATACGCCTTCTCGACATGGTAAAGCTTGTTTCATGGATTAACAAAGTAGGAGAGAGtgatgaaataaatttaaactaaatgacTTTTACAGATAGGCATAGAAGATGAAACACTGTCAAGTTCATCCCAAAAACTTCATGTCAATCAATGCATTGATAGCCAAAATCTCCCCTGCAGTAAGGCTTGGGAAATTtacatgtttgtttattttgttgcaGATGTTTATTGTTGGATTTaagtaaataagaaaaaattttcaggTTGTTCGGTTGATCTACACCAACTCTGGCCTAGCTCTATTTGCCCATGCGTCCAGCGCTATTCACAACTGTGGAAATGGCAGCGTAGTGAAAGGAATCTCTCGGGGAAGGTTTATTACTTTCAATATgctaatttcttttgtttttatattttgaccTTTCAAATGTCTGTTGCAAACTCATCAGGTAACTACATACATAGCGCCCCGGTTGTGGCAACCTCCTAGTAGAATACTTATGACCATTGACATTAATGGTAAACCAACTGAAGAGTCTGTTGCATGCATTGATTTATCCAAAAATGATTCTTACATTATCTCTGCCTTTAGTGGAAAGGTTTCCTTATTCAACGTAAAGACGTTCGAGGTAAGTTATTGCACCTATCCAAATTCAAACTCCGTATTTAATATACGATCAACATGTAACATTCTTGGTCCAATAACTAACTCTACTTTAGACACACAATCTatcataattttacttttaggttttgtaactcaaaacatatattaacaatttaaggagctcataaactatttaactaGTATCATTTTATCATCCTTTAGTGATGTGGGATACTCACACACAAACCCAACACCTCTCTTATGTTTTACCAATGTGGAATTCGCCTAGGGGTCTCTCAATTTTTGTATATGACACTcttagacaaatctcacattGCTAAGCATGAGAGAGAGTTGGGTTTGTGTGTGCTTCCAACATTGCTTGAGGATTCTAAGTTCAGAGTAGTTAAATAGCTTATGAGCTCCATAAGCTATCAAGATGCTTTTTGAGTTGCaaaacccaaaagcaaaaccatgatggactgtatgtccaaaatggacaatatcttgacagtaggCAAGACTATTAGATCAGGAATATTACACAACAATTTATGATTGATCAGATAATGCTTTCTCAATATATTGAGATTCCACATGACCGAATGAGATTGCTTACTTGTCTCAAGTCATGGCAATGTTCATGCCCCTACCTCCAGTAGCTACCTTTTTGGTGTTCCATCCTCcagataataatattattgccATTGGGATGGATGATTCTACGATTCAGATATACAAAGCCATTGGGATAAAGGATTCTACGATTCAGATATTCTAATCAATGTTAGAGTTGACAAGGTAAAGTTTCTCACTTGATTTGTCATCCTCAAGATAATCTAGTTAATGGCTTTCTTGATTTTCTAGAGCTTATTGCATGATATATAATGTTGAAGCATAATTAATGTTGAATGTTGGTGGCAGGTCATAACCAAACTTAAGGGTCACCAAAATTGAATCACAGGGTTTGCATTTACCCAAACTTTAAATGCACTGGTGTCTTCAGGGGCTAATGGGTAGGTGAGAGACtaactaatataaaattcaatatttttgtgtttattgCTATtagttatttcttttatttattagagATGCCATAAGTTTTTATTAAGAGTAAGAAAACTAGCACATTCAAGCATTAAGGGCTTTCTCTATGGATTATTTACTTATCTGGGGAGCAAAATACTTTCTTCAAAACCTTGTTAGATAATATGAGAGCTGCAATTTGAGATTGATCTTAATCCATTGAGGGTAATCAATGGCTGCATACTACAagtatttttttggtaaaaaatttcaaatatagttTAATCACCATGTATATATAGTCTTCTTGTATATTTCCTTCTCAGTGACAAGTGTTGAGAAGTGCCCAAATGTAATCTGTTGTTGTTTGAATAGGCGAAGTTGAATGATCAAATTGTTTTAAGGGAACCTCTAATGCAAAGATCTTTCaatgaaaatgttgtttttgaattcTTCTTTTCCATAAATCTGGTTATCTTGGTTATAGTGAGATTAAATACCAGCATTGGGCTCATAACTATCTGCTGGATTTTTTGATATGGCTTCCAGATCACGATGTCATGTAACACAATATTGTGCCCAGTGAACCAAgtgatttgagttcaaatccCTTGGCCGTACTGTTAAATCAAAGTAAATTATGGGAGAGGAAAAAAACATAAGTTGCTAGTCACTTACCACGCTGAAAAGAATAGTCAATCATGCAAATGACAAAAGACCTTAATTTACTGCAAGTTCCAAAGTGGCTTACCCAAGTCACTTCTAAATGCTATTGAATTTCAGTCAAGGTCCCAAAAATTATGTTGAAGCTTTCTCTTTATTGCTATTTCTGGGTTTTTGACGTCCGCAACTATGTATGTGGAGCATCGATATATGGGAGAAGCTGAAGCCAAGGTTCATACAAGCACCAGCTGGCTGTCAATCCCCTTTGGTCGGAGAACTGAAGTCCAGTTTCATAATGATCAAAAACATCTATTGGTGGTTCATGATAGCCAAATTTCTATTTATGACAGCAGGCTTGAATGTTCACATTCAGTAAGTTTTGCTTCTATCTCATCTAGTTGTAGTGTCATGTGTTCACTCTGTCTCTTCTAGTAAACTTAACACATGATAATTTGACCATGATCTCAATTCAATTAAAGTGTCTGGAAACATAGCTTATTATCATCATTGTactatatatgataatataggTTAGTGagaataaaagattaattatgTAGCTTATTATCATCATTGTACTTATTTCCACCTTGACCAACTAGAGAAAAACGTACTAAAATGCTTTTGTATGGATAGTACCCTAGAAACCTTGTTCTAGTGCATGGCTATATCACACTTTGTTGGAAGTTTTATTGCTGGTGCTGCAACATGTTTGGCAAATGTTACTATGCCCTTATGCTGTGTATTTATGACTTGTAGTGGTCTCCAAAAGATACACTCCCTGCTTCCATTTCAAGTGCAATATATTCATGTGATGGTTTACTGGTGTATGCCGGTTTTTGTGATGGTGCTGTTGGAGTTTTTGATGCGGACAATTTAAGGCTCCAATGTAGACTAGCACCTTCTGCTTACATACCTTCCTTCACTGGGTTTACATACCTTCCTTCACTGGGTAAGTATATAAAAACCACTTCACaaggtttcaaaattttttcattaatttcctTGTATCAAAATCATAAAGCAATACATATAATCCATACCTCATTGACTATATATTCTGCTGCAGCAACACTACCACCTATCCTCTTGTTATAACAGCTCATCCATCTGAGCCTAATCAAATTGCTTTCGGCATGATTGATGGAGCAGTGCACATAATCGGGTTTCTTGATATCGAGTTGAAGAAATTGACATTGAGTGAAAGAGATATCTTATCAATTTGGTAAAGAGAGTTCAAAGAGAACTTTGGTAAAGTAGAAACTTGTGGAGAAGGTGAGGGATAGATTGGAGCacttacaaaattaaaaatcttaaaattgtagagactttttaatttaagggatattgaaatttttaccacttttttattccgtgtatacaaaaataccacctatcctaaagctttaacaaatataccacaacagtactcaccttccccaaaatacccctctttgatctttcatacacaaattctctctcttcttctctgcaacttttttctctcttcttcctcttctttcaaagtgataaaggaatactctctctttttcctcatcttcataaacaaaaacaggaaggaaaaaactgaattctttagattaaaaattcttcaaagtaaggatataaaaaaaaagaataatctaTAAAAACTCAACTATATCCACTTTatatcttgaaaaaaataatgatcgaagaagatcatttagtagcatttaattggaaaaaaaattagcatttaaagatttgaactgaaaaaaaaaaattacgtttaactgaaaaaaaacgtaaaaaaaaaaacttaaaactgGGAACAGTGGGGGTTGGCGttgacgccaacccttggcgttaacgccaagggttggcgtacgccaacccttattgcccttttatatatatatatatatattataatataatactgtagcttttttattgatatgggTCCCATCtctttaaaaaagatataatgCAAAGATTGACATGCGTActcttttatgaaataaaataaaataaatggttGGCacctttttattaatatattataatattatatattacaatatatatattatattaatatatt belongs to Mangifera indica cultivar Alphonso chromosome 2, CATAS_Mindica_2.1, whole genome shotgun sequence and includes:
- the LOC123208956 gene encoding uncharacterized protein LOC123208956 isoform X2 yields the protein MDLTLKNIISRKIWDDHLPSSSFQNLKQLTLWRCAKIKFVFPYAITKNLQQLQYLVIKDCIDLEEIVAIAEGLEAAANVVFPQVTVMVLENLPELATFYPGINALEWPKLKELVVKDCQKFKMFTSEPKSLCLDQKINHDLAIFQLKDGLEEIGWVSWSKVLKISYYKSTHIPLGLQRFENLTFLYVNHCHKLVNFTTASIAGSLVRLKELSISDCSMLTEIVENDGDTTTIEIVFEKLYKVSLNRLESLTCFCSGNYSFTFPSLKELFITECPNLNTFFRGISSNSELNLQSHEIMPFFNEKVIFPNLKVLELMNISLERIWDSQLSTSSYQNLTHLKELVVEDCHKFKMVASEPKSLCLDQKDISLDLKLLTLKDDNSIEICYNQHPTSFYQNLTHLTLRNCENIKYVFPSYIVKSLHQLQQLKIQNCKVLKEIIAKEDEATAVVDFVFSNITSLKLEDLPELTAFYPGKYTLELPKLKELLVKDCTKYLSFKKNNVETECDILDPKSILQNNKAEIGENDLNTTIQQKHKKEVGSL
- the LOC123208956 gene encoding uncharacterized protein LOC123208956 isoform X3, which produces MDLTLKNIISRKIWDDHLPSSSFQNLKQLTLWRCAKIKFVFPYAITKNLQQLQYLVIKDCIDLEEIVAIAEGLEAAANVVFPQVTVMVLENLPELATFYPGINALEWPKLKELVVKDCQKFKMFTSEPKSLCLDQKDISLDLKLLTLKDDNSIEICYNQHPTSFYQNLTHLTLRNCENIKYVFPSYIVKSLHQLQQLKIQNCKVLKEIIAKEDEATAVVDFVFSNITSLKLEDLPELTAFYPGKYTLELPKLKELLVKDCTKYLSFKKNNVETECDILDPKSILQNNKINFNLELFQLYDGETNIRWHGQFRTLTINKDNSTNIPLRLFQRFGNVRELRLFSNQYINIKSPYDLPNLEVLDVYFHNRLMSLVLFSVFFQNLKVLKVSSCHGLMKLFTPSMARSLVQLRELGISYCKMLTEIVENEGDATTSSEIVFNNLNKLSLEWLYSLTCFCSGNYSFSFPSLEELKIEIASIWIFFVKEAYLHQS
- the LOC123208956 gene encoding uncharacterized protein LOC123208956 isoform X1, which encodes MDLTLKNIISRKIWDDHLPSSSFQNLKQLTLWRCAKIKFVFPYAITKNLQQLQYLVIKDCIDLEEIVAIAEGLEAAANVVFPQVTVMVLENLPELATFYPGINALEWPKLKELVVKDCQKFKMFTSEPKSLCLDQKINHDLAIFQLKDGLEEIGWVSWSKVLKISYYKSTHIPLGLQRFENLTFLYVNHCHKLVNFTTASIAGSLVRLKELSISDCSMLTEIVENDGDTTTIEIVFEKLYKVSLNRLESLTCFCSGNYSFTFPSLKELFITECPNLNTFFRGISSNSELNLQSHEIMPFFNEKVIFPNLKVLELMNISLERIWDSQLSTSSYQNLTHLKELVVEDCHKFKMVASEPKSLCLDQKDISLDLKLLTLKDDNSIEICYNQHPTSFYQNLTHLTLRNCENIKYVFPSYIVKSLHQLQQLKIQNCKVLKEIIAKEDEATAVVDFVFSNITSLKLEDLPELTAFYPGKYTLELPKLKELLVKDCTKYLSFKKNNVETECDILDPKSILQNNKINFNLELFQLYDGETNIRWHGQFRTLTINKDNSTNIPLRLFQRFGNVRELRLFSNQYINIKSPYDLPNLEVLDVYFHNRLMSLVLFSVFFQNLKVLKVSSCHGLMKLFTPSMARSLVQLRELGISYCKMLTEIVENEGDATTSSEIVFNNLNKLSLEWLYSLTCFCSGNYSFSFPSLEELKIEIASIWIFFVKEAYLHQS